Proteins encoded together in one uncultured Desulfosarcina sp. window:
- a CDS encoding phage integrase N-terminal SAM-like domain-containing protein — MQIQSTMIDRFKKYLSSRNIVSPKQIPYYVHWVRQFHQNLDHPHHQDSHHTDIEKILKKIEKFKEPWQVDQAREAIQIFTFFIDRDSSSKPTTDQNIEKIWQCTMDRMVKAIRLRQLSLRTEKTYLYWLRSFSQFFKDQSPYDLKGGHLKNYLTFLAADVRHG; from the coding sequence ATGCAAATTCAATCCACGATGATAGACCGGTTTAAAAAGTATTTGTCATCACGAAATATCGTCTCCCCTAAACAAATCCCTTATTACGTCCACTGGGTTCGACAGTTTCACCAAAACCTTGATCATCCTCACCACCAGGACAGTCACCACACTGACATTGAGAAAATTTTAAAGAAAATCGAAAAGTTCAAGGAGCCGTGGCAAGTCGATCAGGCGCGTGAGGCCATACAGATTTTTACGTTCTTTATAGATAGAGATTCAAGTTCCAAGCCGACAACAGATCAAAATATTGAGAAAATCTGGCAATGCACAATGGATCGAATGGTAAAAGCCATTAGACTGAGACAACTGTCTTTGAGAACAGAAAAGACCTATCTGTATTGGCTTCGATCATTCTCGCAGTTTTTCAAAGATCAATCGCCCTACGATCTGAAGGGAGGGCACCTAAAAAACTATCTGACGTTTCTGGCCGCTGATGTGCGACACGGCTAA
- a CDS encoding adenylate/guanylate cyclase domain-containing protein translates to MRRPTPNRAMKSYPFKTLRSRLTVLLITPVVVILLTGGIWGFIHARNTMLGQWTEHVMLQLEQAAHTIEAGLSRPMELMKIFGQSGAGGTSADLPEILVDKLKTLPGVVAVNVNWHGVPSTFQPGTRHKGPGRNRFKQFHRGTFTRILPPVVDETTGEQTVSINMILADATDTPVGNLEIVLLFEALVAHITSDPWWQNHTACIVDRKTGKMVLTSGLMRGRNLLGETGDRLEQSVKDALGEKSAGTVWGQGQPPKRIAGYHSLDTFPWAFVVFADGRTILAPIIHFRNGFIIGAAALILTIFGIIRFNVDRISSTIKRLSQRAVAIADGDYKEKIEVTARDEIGLLADSFNTMIDGLRERDAIRNTFGMYVDPDLARTLLSQPQAGRLGGRRRDVAILMADIRGFTPMTEKMPPEQTVDILNRYFSAIIPLIQHHRGIIVDFIGDGILVFFEPLEETLDTAARRCLQCAFAMQDAMNRLNEELTQHELPDLAMGIGINVGPVVVGNIGSERRKKYGIVGSAVNITQRIQGQSRADEVVISEAVYPLVRSDVAVSRTISTALKGVTSEMQLYAVRPNKEPHQE, encoded by the coding sequence ATGAGAAGGCCAACCCCTAACCGGGCCATGAAAAGCTACCCGTTTAAAACCCTGCGATCCCGGTTGACCGTCCTGCTGATCACGCCGGTGGTGGTGATCCTGCTGACAGGCGGCATATGGGGCTTCATCCATGCGCGCAACACCATGCTGGGGCAATGGACCGAGCATGTCATGCTGCAGCTCGAACAGGCGGCCCACACAATCGAAGCCGGACTTTCCCGGCCCATGGAGTTGATGAAGATATTCGGCCAGAGCGGTGCCGGCGGAACATCCGCCGACCTGCCGGAAATTCTGGTCGACAAGCTCAAGACACTTCCGGGCGTGGTCGCGGTGAATGTCAACTGGCACGGCGTTCCGAGCACGTTTCAGCCGGGAACCCGGCATAAAGGACCGGGCAGGAACCGCTTCAAGCAATTCCATCGGGGAACGTTCACCCGAATTCTACCTCCCGTGGTCGATGAAACCACCGGGGAACAGACCGTCTCCATCAACATGATCCTGGCGGATGCAACCGACACACCGGTGGGCAATCTCGAGATTGTTCTGCTTTTCGAGGCCCTGGTCGCCCATATCACCTCCGATCCCTGGTGGCAAAACCACACGGCTTGCATCGTCGACCGGAAAACGGGTAAAATGGTGCTGACCAGCGGCCTGATGCGAGGCCGCAATCTACTCGGTGAAACCGGAGATCGGCTGGAACAATCCGTAAAAGACGCACTCGGAGAGAAATCCGCGGGGACGGTGTGGGGGCAAGGCCAGCCCCCGAAACGTATCGCCGGCTATCACAGCCTGGATACCTTTCCCTGGGCCTTTGTAGTCTTTGCCGACGGCAGGACGATCCTTGCACCGATCATCCATTTCCGCAACGGCTTCATCATCGGCGCAGCCGCCCTGATCCTGACCATCTTCGGCATTATCCGGTTTAACGTGGACCGCATTTCTTCCACCATCAAACGCCTTTCCCAGCGGGCCGTTGCGATTGCCGACGGCGATTATAAAGAGAAAATCGAGGTGACCGCCCGGGACGAAATCGGTCTGCTGGCCGACAGCTTCAATACCATGATCGACGGTCTGCGTGAAAGGGACGCCATCCGCAATACTTTCGGCATGTATGTCGATCCGGATCTTGCCCGGACCCTGCTCAGTCAACCGCAGGCCGGAAGGTTAGGAGGCCGGCGCCGGGATGTGGCCATTTTAATGGCGGACATCCGCGGCTTTACCCCCATGACCGAAAAAATGCCTCCGGAGCAAACCGTCGACATCCTCAATCGTTATTTCTCGGCGATCATCCCGCTGATTCAACACCATCGCGGCATCATCGTGGATTTTATCGGCGACGGCATCCTGGTCTTTTTCGAGCCCCTCGAAGAAACGCTGGACACGGCTGCACGGCGCTGCTTACAATGCGCCTTTGCCATGCAGGACGCCATGAATCGGCTCAACGAGGAGTTGACCCAACACGAACTGCCGGATCTTGCCATGGGCATCGGCATCAACGTCGGGCCGGTGGTGGTCGGCAACATCGGATCGGAAAGACGCAAAAAATACGGCATCGTCGGATCGGCCGTCAACATCACCCAGCGGATCCAGGGGCAGTCCCGTGCCGACGAGGTGGTGATCTCCGAAGCGGTGTACCCTCTCGTTCGATCCGATGTGGCGGTCTCGCGAACCATTTCGACCGCCCTGAAAGGAGTGACCTCGGAGATGCAGTTGTACGCCGTTCGCCCCAACAAAGAACCGCACCAGGAATAG
- a CDS encoding ISNCY family transposase: MREKQQKQMPLISLPTGHPREVELEMISKILDKTPNIYDHVLQDLNGGLKIERQRTGANGMSAEQVTRAAIVMKLFNFTYEDLAFHISDSRSLRRFCRIGIFDKGFKKSALNENIKRICPETWELISLDLLAYAKDNNIEKGRTTRVDCTVVESNIHPPCDSMQLYDAVRVLARLLTQARDDFKIKIVFTDHRRRAKRRMTAIQYAKGKKQRLSPYKDLLKVTQKSIGYAIKAEETIGGICTTNFELLGLLNSIKHYSDLARQVYDQTYRRVIQGESVSADQKVFSIFEEHTDIIIKDRRDNHYGHKICLTGGASNLILDCVVLEGNPADSTLVEQMLDRQKSAYGRYPLKVALDGGFASKGNLNTAKAKGVKDVCFAKKRGLEEIDMCRSHYVYKKLRQFRAGIESGISWLKRSFGLTRCTWKGFRSFKSYVLSSVVAANLLTIARKQLAPAG, from the coding sequence ATGCGCGAGAAACAACAAAAACAAATGCCGCTGATAAGTCTCCCCACGGGTCATCCCAGAGAAGTAGAACTGGAGATGATCAGCAAAATCCTGGACAAGACTCCTAACATTTACGATCATGTTCTGCAAGACCTCAACGGTGGCCTCAAGATAGAACGTCAACGAACCGGGGCCAACGGTATGAGTGCCGAGCAGGTGACCCGCGCCGCGATTGTGATGAAGCTTTTCAACTTCACCTATGAAGACCTCGCCTTTCATATTTCCGATTCCAGATCGCTCAGACGGTTTTGCAGAATCGGTATTTTCGATAAGGGCTTCAAGAAATCCGCCCTGAATGAAAATATCAAAAGGATCTGCCCTGAGACCTGGGAGCTTATTTCCCTGGACCTGTTGGCATATGCGAAGGACAACAACATCGAAAAAGGCAGAACGACCCGAGTCGATTGTACCGTCGTCGAGAGCAACATCCACCCTCCTTGCGATTCCATGCAGTTGTATGACGCTGTGCGCGTGCTCGCGCGGTTGTTGACTCAAGCCCGGGATGACTTCAAAATTAAAATCGTTTTCACGGATCATCGTCGCCGTGCAAAAAGGCGGATGACCGCCATCCAATACGCAAAAGGGAAAAAGCAACGACTGTCTCCGTATAAAGACCTGCTCAAGGTCACCCAAAAGTCCATCGGTTACGCGATCAAAGCCGAAGAAACGATAGGCGGAATCTGCACAACCAATTTTGAATTGCTTGGCTTATTGAACAGCATCAAACATTACAGCGATTTGGCCCGTCAGGTCTACGACCAGACCTATCGCCGGGTTATTCAAGGCGAAAGCGTATCGGCCGACCAGAAGGTATTCTCGATTTTCGAGGAACACACGGACATCATCATCAAAGACCGCCGGGATAACCATTATGGCCATAAGATTTGCCTGACCGGTGGAGCCTCGAACCTTATCCTCGATTGTGTCGTTCTTGAGGGCAATCCCGCAGATAGCACACTGGTTGAACAGATGCTGGATCGCCAGAAATCGGCTTACGGACGCTACCCGCTGAAAGTTGCCCTGGACGGTGGCTTTGCATCCAAAGGCAATCTGAACACGGCCAAGGCCAAAGGCGTCAAAGATGTCTGCTTTGCCAAAAAACGGGGTCTTGAAGAGATTGACATGTGTCGCAGTCACTATGTTTACAAAAAGCTCAGACAGTTCCGTGCCGGTATCGAATCGGGCATATCCTGGCTCAAACGCAGTTTCGGCTTGACCCGGTGCACGTGGAAAGGTTTTCGTTCTTTTAAAAGCTACGTGCTTTCGTCGGTGGTCGCGGCCAACCTGCTGACGATCGCTCGAAAGCAATTGGCTCCTGCTGGATAA
- a CDS encoding DUF695 domain-containing protein: MTDQWQFFPCSMGDDQAFIFVDEGAHKTISDAPELLARIRLTYKDPHPNGLPKDSEFEIVSNLEDKIQSYSTKNGDWYVGRVTVSGYRFFYIYSSLSEKLWDEFISKLCSESDYEIMVSFRDDPDHKGYWDELYPTADDWQVIGDLRVIENLEKDGDDGSMPRKIDHWTYFLSKNSAQPFIDWAIQNSYVHEQEHSHVTDDDKYCVRLSHNGTVKLGDISSHTIALRRKATELDGEYDGWETEIIKN; the protein is encoded by the coding sequence ATGACTGATCAATGGCAATTTTTCCCATGCTCAATGGGAGATGACCAAGCTTTTATTTTTGTTGATGAAGGTGCTCACAAAACTATATCTGATGCACCTGAATTATTAGCACGTATTAGACTTACCTATAAAGATCCACACCCAAATGGATTACCCAAGGATTCCGAATTCGAAATAGTCTCAAATCTGGAAGACAAAATTCAAAGCTATTCAACAAAAAATGGTGACTGGTATGTTGGTAGAGTCACTGTTTCAGGATATCGTTTCTTCTATATTTATAGCAGTTTATCAGAAAAATTATGGGATGAATTTATATCGAAATTGTGCAGTGAGTCAGATTATGAAATTATGGTATCATTTCGCGATGATCCAGATCATAAGGGTTATTGGGATGAGTTGTATCCCACAGCAGATGATTGGCAAGTTATTGGTGATTTGAGAGTAATTGAAAACCTTGAAAAAGATGGTGATGACGGTTCTATGCCCCGCAAAATTGATCATTGGACATATTTTCTTAGCAAAAACTCAGCACAACCATTCATAGATTGGGCTATACAAAACAGTTATGTTCACGAACAGGAACATTCACATGTTACTGATGATGATAAATATTGTGTCCGTCTTTCACACAATGGAACTGTCAAACTTGGCGATATAAGCAGCCATACAATTGCTCTTCGTCGCAAAGCAACCGAACTTGATGGTGAATATGACGGTTGGGAAACGGAAATAATTAAAAATTAA
- a CDS encoding transposase codes for MKTNQRTRRVFDPQQKITAVLSIWSERRTSAQVCQEMDISPTLLGQWQNLAIEGMLKALDPKKKDPLPPINQRLSRLIEKKLSEPGKLEKRLQSIQKAASAG; via the coding sequence ATGAAGACAAATCAACGAACCCGCAGAGTATTCGATCCACAACAGAAGATAACGGCCGTGCTGTCCATTTGGAGCGAGCGCCGCACCAGCGCCCAGGTATGTCAGGAAATGGACATCAGCCCGACGCTTTTGGGTCAGTGGCAGAATCTGGCGATCGAGGGCATGCTCAAGGCGCTGGACCCGAAAAAGAAAGATCCGCTGCCGCCGATCAACCAGCGGTTGTCTCGGTTGATCGAAAAGAAATTGAGCGAACCCGGCAAGCTGGAAAAACGCCTCCAATCGATCCAGAAGGCAGCGTCGGCCGGATAG
- a CDS encoding IS3 family transposase, with protein sequence MRCYSWVVHFSFPFLVHYRIPGDSISRASYYRGPSMGLRQGDRELMRRIDRLYTDHPWMGSRSLADHLTSPDRPIGRGRVRRLMRIMGIESLAPKPGTSRRQPRHPVYPYLLRRMTIDRPNQVWATDITYIHMARGHMYLIAIMDWATRKVLSWRLSNTLDTQFCVEALKAALLKYGAPEIFNSDQGCQFTSEAFTSVLKAWKVKISMDGKGRFKDNIFIERLWRTLKYERIYLRDYETGVELSRDLTIWFDWYNENRKHSSLDKLTPNEAYAQGLQNQNQAA encoded by the coding sequence ATGCGGTGCTATTCATGGGTGGTACACTTTTCGTTCCCATTTTTGGTACATTATCGCATTCCCGGCGACAGTATATCCCGTGCAAGTTATTATCGTGGCCCCTCTATGGGACTGCGGCAAGGGGACCGGGAACTGATGCGTCGGATCGATAGACTCTACACGGATCATCCCTGGATGGGCAGTCGTTCCCTGGCCGATCATTTAACGAGTCCTGATCGACCGATAGGACGCGGGCGTGTCAGACGCCTGATGCGTATCATGGGCATCGAATCCCTGGCACCCAAGCCGGGTACCAGCAGGCGTCAACCCAGGCATCCGGTCTATCCCTATCTGCTGCGAAGGATGACCATTGATCGCCCCAACCAGGTGTGGGCCACCGATATTACGTATATTCACATGGCCCGCGGTCATATGTATCTAATCGCAATCATGGACTGGGCTACCCGGAAAGTCCTCTCCTGGCGGTTATCCAATACCCTTGACACACAGTTTTGCGTGGAGGCACTCAAAGCAGCGCTACTCAAATATGGCGCTCCGGAAATCTTCAACAGCGACCAGGGTTGCCAGTTCACGAGCGAGGCCTTTACCTCCGTGCTGAAAGCCTGGAAAGTTAAGATCAGCATGGATGGCAAGGGACGGTTCAAAGACAACATCTTTATCGAGCGCCTCTGGCGCACCCTGAAATATGAAAGAATATACCTCAGGGATTACGAAACCGGTGTTGAACTATCCCGGGATCTGACCATCTGGTTCGACTGGTATAATGAAAACCGGAAGCATTCGTCTCTTGACAAACTGACCCCAAATGAGGCTTATGCTCAAGGACTTCAAAATCAAAACCAGGCCGCCTGA
- the istA gene encoding IS21 family transposase gives MDIIALHQQGLSQREITKRTGRHRKTVKKYIQNGQTPGYHKAQRRESILAPYYPVINDFLEEDDYRATWIYQRLKQLGYAGGYDTVKIYVRRRKRKRKRQAYIRFETIPGLQGQMDWADFKVADFKGGSFTVYLFVLVLGFSRAMFAMFVDRCTLQSFMDAHIAAFHYLGGIPMEMLYDNMKHVVISRTGGQTVFNVEFMHFTQHYGFKPLACMPYSPWVKGKVERPVDYIRESFWRGYGFTSIEQANRDLLSWLDETANRRKHGTHRQLVDLRWRQEQSSLSPCPASDYDTSIKEYRRVYKDCYISYNASRYQVPPDVVGKKILLKVKDGIIRFYDDDRLLATHREAEEKGSWVTDANITAQILKQRQKAKKKYGRTKGKATRGLVNASLFPQVLYRPLSVYEQIAKGGGTWIN, from the coding sequence ATGGACATTATTGCATTGCATCAACAAGGCCTTTCGCAAAGGGAGATCACCAAACGAACTGGCCGCCATCGCAAGACCGTTAAAAAATATATTCAGAATGGACAAACTCCCGGTTACCACAAGGCCCAACGGCGCGAAAGCATCCTGGCTCCCTACTACCCGGTGATTAACGATTTCCTCGAAGAGGATGATTACCGTGCCACCTGGATCTATCAACGACTCAAACAGTTAGGCTATGCTGGCGGATACGATACCGTCAAAATCTATGTCCGCAGGCGCAAACGAAAACGCAAGCGCCAGGCTTACATCCGGTTCGAGACGATTCCCGGATTGCAGGGGCAGATGGACTGGGCCGACTTCAAGGTCGCGGATTTCAAGGGCGGCAGTTTTACCGTTTACCTGTTCGTCCTGGTCCTGGGATTTTCCCGGGCCATGTTTGCCATGTTCGTTGACCGCTGCACCCTGCAGTCCTTCATGGATGCCCATATTGCCGCCTTTCACTACCTGGGCGGGATTCCCATGGAAATGCTCTATGACAACATGAAGCATGTGGTGATCAGCCGCACAGGTGGGCAGACTGTTTTCAATGTCGAGTTCATGCACTTTACCCAGCACTATGGTTTCAAGCCTCTGGCCTGCATGCCCTACAGTCCCTGGGTGAAAGGCAAGGTGGAACGCCCGGTGGATTACATTCGCGAGTCGTTCTGGCGCGGTTATGGTTTTACCAGCATCGAGCAGGCGAACCGGGATCTTCTCAGCTGGCTTGACGAAACAGCCAATCGCAGGAAGCATGGAACCCACCGGCAGCTGGTGGACCTGCGCTGGCGGCAGGAACAATCCAGCTTAAGTCCATGCCCTGCCAGCGACTACGATACGTCCATAAAAGAGTATCGCAGGGTCTACAAGGACTGCTATATTTCCTATAACGCCAGCCGGTATCAAGTGCCGCCGGATGTGGTCGGCAAAAAGATCCTGCTGAAGGTCAAGGACGGTATCATCCGATTCTACGATGACGACCGGCTGCTGGCCACGCATAGGGAAGCCGAGGAAAAGGGCAGCTGGGTTACCGATGCGAATATCACCGCCCAGATCTTGAAGCAGCGGCAGAAAGCGAAAAAGAAATACGGTCGCACCAAAGGCAAGGCCACCCGGGGACTGGTGAATGCCAGTTTGTTCCCACAGGTGCTTTACCGTCCGCTGTCCGTGTATGAGCAGATCGCGAAAGGAGGTGGCACATGGATCAACTGA
- a CDS encoding helix-turn-helix domain-containing protein has protein sequence MAKQLSTRQTARLRAEMIMKVRCGMLTARQAAERLGVSRKTFYKWEQRGLSALLDSVTDQPPGRPAHPPDDHRQWLEKQLQDANRQIDLLNRKMALKDVLMDLKLPQIGSGRTKKK, from the coding sequence ATGGCCAAACAACTATCGACCCGCCAGACGGCGCGGCTCCGAGCCGAGATGATCATGAAGGTCCGTTGCGGCATGCTGACTGCCCGCCAGGCCGCCGAACGCCTGGGCGTCTCGCGCAAGACGTTCTACAAATGGGAGCAGCGGGGGCTGTCCGCCCTTTTGGACAGTGTGACCGACCAGCCCCCGGGAAGGCCTGCCCATCCTCCGGACGACCATCGCCAATGGCTGGAAAAGCAACTGCAGGACGCGAATCGGCAGATCGACTTGCTGAACCGGAAGATGGCGCTCAAGGATGTGCTGATGGACTTGAAGCTTCCCCAAATCGGCAGCGGGCGGACGAAAAAAAAATGA
- a CDS encoding transposase, which translates to MAKHRIRRSAEFKAKVALAALSEAKTLAELSSEYGVHQTQITRWKQELVANAPDLFGKAKKKALNHEAEVNELHRQIGKLKVENDFLSNLPGLNSTGRRNRR; encoded by the coding sequence ATGGCAAAACATCGTATCCGTCGTAGCGCAGAATTCAAGGCGAAGGTCGCCCTTGCTGCATTGTCCGAGGCAAAGACCCTGGCCGAACTATCCAGTGAGTATGGCGTTCATCAGACACAAATCACTCGCTGGAAACAGGAACTGGTCGCCAATGCACCGGATTTGTTTGGTAAGGCTAAGAAAAAGGCGCTCAACCACGAAGCCGAGGTTAACGAACTTCACCGCCAGATCGGCAAGCTCAAGGTTGAAAACGATTTTTTGTCCAATCTGCCCGGTCTGAACTCGACCGGGCGCAGAAACAGAAGGTGA
- the cysQ gene encoding 3'(2'),5'-bisphosphate nucleotidase CysQ has translation MEEQSTLLMACMKSALAAGRAILEVYDAPDMQVEKKSDDSPLTLADRRAHDIIMKGIGNLGIPVLSEEGRNIPFEERSQWPRMWVVDPLDGTKEFIKRNGEFTVNIALVEKGVPTLGVVFVPVADCLYFADLEQGAFTIDCCRAAGIDEDRIVAIDGLGSLIEKAARLPVAREKGRPFTIMGSRSHATPELEAYVEEMRRTHGEVNFISAGSSLKICRVAEGAADIYPRLGPTMEWDTAAGQAVAVASGAQVVRHDDGTPLAYNKKDLLNPWFIVERKNA, from the coding sequence ATGGAAGAACAATCAACCCTGCTGATGGCCTGCATGAAAAGCGCCCTGGCCGCGGGCAGGGCCATCCTGGAAGTGTATGACGCACCGGACATGCAGGTGGAAAAAAAGTCGGACGACTCGCCCCTCACCCTGGCCGACCGCCGCGCCCACGACATCATCATGAAGGGCATCGGCAATCTGGGTATCCCCGTGCTCAGCGAGGAAGGACGGAATATCCCCTTCGAGGAGCGCAGCCAGTGGCCCCGCATGTGGGTGGTCGACCCGTTGGACGGCACCAAGGAATTCATCAAACGCAATGGCGAATTCACGGTCAACATCGCCCTCGTGGAAAAGGGCGTTCCCACCTTGGGGGTCGTCTTCGTGCCGGTGGCGGACTGCCTCTATTTTGCCGACCTTGAGCAGGGAGCCTTTACAATCGACTGTTGCCGGGCGGCCGGTATCGACGAAGATCGGATCGTGGCCATCGATGGCCTCGGGTCTTTAATCGAAAAAGCGGCCCGCCTGCCCGTGGCACGGGAGAAGGGCCGCCCCTTTACGATCATGGGCAGTCGCTCCCACGCCACGCCCGAACTGGAAGCCTATGTGGAAGAGATGCGCCGCACGCATGGCGAGGTAAATTTCATTTCGGCGGGCAGCAGCCTGAAAATCTGCCGGGTGGCCGAAGGCGCGGCCGATATCTATCCCCGCCTTGGACCGACCATGGAATGGGATACCGCCGCCGGCCAGGCCGTTGCCGTAGCCAGCGGGGCGCAGGTCGTCCGCCATGACGACGGCACGCCCCTGGCCTATAACAAGAAGGACCTGCTCAATCCCTGGTTCATCGTCGAGAGAAAAAACGCTTGA
- a CDS encoding protein kinase encodes MNDSPKAQREWLSDPENVKSIIPDNIIISSLLRVGGQGAVFYGKVNNTPAAIKIYFPGQLCTRIEREVHALATLQSDAIVKLLLFRQIQYEDNPLQLVATEFVEGQNLKDCIEQHGPLEESELGNLAYDVTVAIHAMWNLRTVHRVS; translated from the coding sequence ATGAATGACTCACCAAAGGCGCAAAGGGAATGGCTGAGCGATCCTGAAAATGTAAAGTCAATAATTCCCGACAACATTATAATTTCTTCTCTGTTAAGGGTTGGCGGACAGGGCGCTGTATTTTATGGTAAAGTAAATAATACCCCTGCTGCCATAAAAATTTATTTTCCAGGACAGCTTTGCACCCGTATCGAAAGAGAGGTTCACGCACTGGCTACACTCCAGAGTGATGCTATAGTTAAGTTGCTCCTGTTTCGCCAAATTCAATACGAAGACAATCCTCTGCAACTCGTTGCTACAGAATTTGTTGAGGGCCAAAATCTTAAGGATTGTATTGAGCAGCATGGACCGCTGGAGGAAAGCGAATTAGGGAATCTTGCATATGATGTTACTGTTGCCATCCATGCAATGTGGAATCTCAGAACTGTCCATAGAGTGTCCTAA
- a CDS encoding ABC transporter substrate-binding protein, whose product MRCKIATVLFFSVILCFSSNAGNCSTSNDLLLVTNEFPPYTIIKNSDFSGISVDIVRKLSNLAGFPGNIIILPWKRALHETKYRNVLLFPYVRRPYREKQFKWIGPIMTDTFVFVVNSEDKRDFNTIEDFRDLEIGVVQSTPTAYRLQKMGFKKLQYVSRERQNAFKMFYGNRIDAWYGPELILTHTLRSEGINPYKMKIAFRDIDVEMYIAASLSVRDDIVSLWQKNLDNLKNSGQYLQILKKYGYEQPQP is encoded by the coding sequence ATGAGATGCAAAATTGCAACGGTCCTATTTTTTTCTGTCATTCTTTGTTTCAGCTCAAATGCCGGTAATTGCTCTACCTCCAACGATTTGCTTCTGGTCACCAATGAATTCCCCCCTTACACGATAATCAAAAATAGCGATTTTTCAGGAATATCCGTTGATATTGTTAGGAAACTATCAAATTTAGCTGGCTTTCCAGGCAATATTATAATACTACCCTGGAAAAGAGCGCTGCACGAAACCAAATATCGAAATGTCCTTTTGTTTCCTTACGTTAGACGGCCTTATCGGGAAAAACAGTTCAAATGGATCGGTCCCATTATGACGGACACCTTCGTTTTTGTTGTGAATAGCGAAGATAAAAGAGATTTCAACACCATTGAAGATTTTAGGGATCTTGAAATAGGCGTCGTCCAGAGCACTCCAACTGCATATCGCCTGCAAAAAATGGGTTTTAAAAAACTACAGTATGTCAGCCGAGAGAGACAAAATGCTTTTAAAATGTTTTATGGAAACAGAATAGACGCGTGGTATGGACCCGAATTAATCCTCACCCATACCCTTCGATCCGAGGGAATTAACCCTTACAAAATGAAAATTGCATTTAGGGATATTGATGTTGAAATGTACATTGCCGCGTCCTTGAGCGTACGCGATGACATCGTATCTTTATGGCAGAAAAATCTCGACAATCTGAAAAACTCCGGACAATATCTGCAAATCTTAAAAAAATACGGTTATGAACAGCCTCAACCATAA
- the istB gene encoding IS21-like element helper ATPase IstB yields MDQLIADRLQDNLKRLKLTQAAEMLETVVAKAESDKDSYLSFLDQLLEEEVAAKEKRRVQTAMKTAGLPSAKTIEEYDFTFHPKLNKKEVMALFDLDFIGKQENVIFLGPPGVGKTHLAISLAIKACHHGFKVYFTTMDTLMRKLKEPQSRHKAYLTSALVVVDEVGYLPIDTKEAYLFFQFVSYRYERSSTLITSNKSFGDWQELFGEQVIATAILDRLLHHCRVVNIKGHSYRLRGHSFSKNDFATVGSSGLADVDGKTENQ; encoded by the coding sequence ATGGATCAACTGATCGCCGACCGCCTCCAGGACAACCTCAAACGGCTCAAGCTCACCCAGGCCGCCGAGATGCTCGAAACCGTGGTCGCCAAAGCCGAGTCCGACAAGGACTCTTATCTGTCTTTTCTGGATCAGCTGCTGGAAGAGGAAGTCGCCGCCAAGGAAAAACGGCGCGTACAGACCGCCATGAAGACCGCCGGGCTGCCATCGGCCAAGACCATCGAAGAGTACGATTTTACCTTTCACCCCAAGCTGAACAAAAAGGAGGTGATGGCCCTTTTCGATCTGGATTTCATCGGCAAGCAGGAGAACGTGATTTTCCTGGGACCGCCGGGCGTTGGCAAAACCCATCTGGCCATATCGCTGGCGATCAAGGCCTGCCATCACGGGTTCAAGGTCTACTTCACCACCATGGACACCCTGATGAGGAAACTCAAAGAGCCCCAGTCCCGGCACAAGGCATATCTGACTTCGGCCCTGGTGGTAGTCGATGAAGTCGGGTACCTGCCCATCGACACGAAGGAGGCGTATCTGTTCTTTCAGTTCGTCTCTTATCGCTACGAGCGATCATCGACGCTGATCACCTCCAACAAGAGCTTCGGGGACTGGCAAGAGTTGTTCGGCGAGCAGGTCATCGCCACCGCGATCCTCGACCGGCTGCTGCATCACTGCCGGGTGGTCAACATCAAGGGGCACAGCTATCGGCTCCGCGGGCACAGTTTTTCAAAGAACGATTTCGCCACGGTCGGTTCCTCAGGGTTGGCCGACGTGGATGGGAAGACGGAGAATCAATGA